A part of Candidatus Bathyarchaeota archaeon genomic DNA contains:
- a CDS encoding 4Fe-4S dicluster domain-containing protein: MGRILIRFNEEQVSEPIASQIIIEYKVPMAILSAHINSKGGEILAEIPDESEEKIVAAFRRRGVTVSVPKLVEVDSQKCFSCGSCIALCPVEAISLDQDSTVVFDKEKCLGITCSICVDACPARAIKSLKPNGPNGANNKEKQS; encoded by the coding sequence ATGGGAAGAATTCTTATCCGATTCAACGAAGAACAGGTTTCCGAGCCCATCGCTTCACAAATCATCATCGAATACAAAGTGCCCATGGCGATTCTTTCTGCACACATAAACTCCAAAGGCGGCGAAATCCTAGCTGAAATCCCTGATGAGTCAGAGGAAAAAATCGTGGCTGCCTTCCGAAGACGAGGCGTCACAGTCTCGGTGCCTAAACTCGTCGAGGTGGATTCACAGAAGTGTTTTAGCTGCGGCAGCTGCATCGCGCTTTGCCCGGTTGAAGCCATCAGCCTCGACCAAGACTCCACCGTCGTGTTTGACAAGGAGAAATGTCTGGGCATCACCTGCAGCATCTGCGTAGACGCCTGCCCCGCCCGAGCCATAAAATCCCTCAAACCCAACGGCCCCAACGGAGCCAATAACAAGGAAAAACAAAGTTGA
- a CDS encoding HAMP domain-containing histidine kinase produces MVMYEALKDSVFLLIPLVAWLLLSCILACQYFKDRNKRKLVFTIGIFVSAFSFYNPFIESIGATPFFPSSNWLFLPITLAVVIAALSSLFKVEDFKVPFATFMCGTLASAAAFFLQLPSIVQVTLTILFMATSIPILTYIFLKSHASADLYFLMAALCFLFEGLVAGLGTSIDIPVLLALFGVVFIGLMFYRPENVNPSSLPSFIILEKKLDEANHNLKVMEAKLLKAERLAAIGELAGIIGHDLRNPLQGIMGATHYLKSHAKEKADPVCLEMLNEIDDCILRADKIVNDLVEYSQVITLMPFSTNPAALTSKTLSQLKPPVNIEIVNQTAPQPQLTVDDLKIQRAFAAIIKNAFDAMPSGGKLTIKSRKSRGQVVFSFQDTGAGMTEETLAKLWTPLFTTKAQGMGFGLAVSKRFVEAHGGQIIAHSVLGKGTEVTVMLPQDFRAAS; encoded by the coding sequence ATGGTGATGTATGAGGCGTTAAAAGACAGCGTTTTTCTGCTAATTCCCTTGGTTGCTTGGCTTCTGCTCTCCTGTATCCTCGCCTGTCAGTACTTTAAAGATAGAAACAAGCGGAAACTGGTTTTTACCATAGGCATTTTTGTATCTGCCTTTAGCTTCTACAACCCATTTATCGAAAGCATAGGTGCAACACCGTTTTTTCCCTCCTCAAATTGGCTTTTTCTACCCATAACGTTGGCGGTTGTCATCGCCGCGTTATCCAGCCTCTTTAAAGTGGAAGATTTTAAGGTGCCCTTCGCCACGTTTATGTGTGGAACATTGGCTTCAGCAGCTGCATTTTTCCTGCAGCTCCCCTCGATAGTGCAAGTTACGCTGACGATACTGTTTATGGCAACCTCCATCCCGATTCTAACGTACATATTCCTGAAGAGTCATGCATCAGCTGACCTTTACTTTTTGATGGCTGCGCTCTGCTTCCTTTTTGAGGGGCTGGTCGCAGGATTAGGGACTTCTATTGATATCCCTGTGCTTCTTGCTTTATTCGGCGTAGTTTTCATCGGCTTGATGTTTTATAGGCCCGAAAACGTGAACCCCAGCAGTTTGCCGTCTTTTATTATATTGGAAAAAAAACTCGATGAGGCAAACCATAACCTTAAGGTGATGGAGGCTAAGCTGCTTAAGGCAGAACGGCTAGCCGCCATCGGTGAACTCGCAGGCATCATTGGGCACGATTTACGCAACCCCCTGCAGGGCATCATGGGCGCCACCCACTACCTAAAGTCGCATGCTAAAGAGAAAGCCGATCCCGTCTGCTTAGAGATGCTTAATGAAATCGATGACTGCATCTTGCGGGCTGACAAAATCGTTAATGATTTAGTCGAGTACTCGCAGGTTATCACTTTAATGCCGTTCTCGACCAACCCCGCGGCGTTAACCTCGAAAACTCTCAGCCAACTCAAGCCCCCCGTCAACATCGAAATAGTGAATCAAACAGCGCCTCAGCCGCAGTTGACAGTTGACGACCTGAAGATTCAGCGGGCGTTTGCCGCTATAATCAAGAACGCCTTCGACGCCATGCCCAGCGGCGGAAAATTAACCATCAAAAGCAGAAAAAGCCGCGGCCAAGTTGTTTTCAGCTTCCAGGATACAGGCGCTGGCATGACTGAAGAGACCTTAGCTAAACTCTGGACGCCCCTGTTTACAACCAAAGCCCAGGGCATGGGTTTCGGCTTAGCCGTCAGCAAGCGTTTTGTGGAAGCACACGGGGGACAAATCATTGCCCACAGCGTCTTGGGCAAGGGCACTGAAGTCACGGTGATGTTACCCCAAGATTTCAGGGCTGCCAGTTAG
- a CDS encoding isocitrate/isopropylmalate dehydrogenase family protein, translating to MTKTYSIAALKGDGIGPEVTEATVKVLEAVEKKSGFKLNILYGEAGAHCIPEHGTNLPKETVELIKQTNACLKGPMTTPEEPGAPVSVAVTLRRMFGLYANVRPCKTFPSVESLKPNIDLVVVRENTEGLYSGMESLLAPGVGVALRIITKEASFKVADFAFKLAMQRRKHLTYIHKGNILRVTDGIFKDAVKEAQQNYPQVEVDDLHIDAATMQLIKQPEKYDVMVTTNLFGDIISDEAAQVTGSLGLAAGANIGASYGMFEPVHGSAPKYTGLDRVNPIATILAGAMMLFWLGEKAAAKKIEDAVIAVLKEGKVRTHDLGGSNKGSEITAAIVSKIH from the coding sequence ATGACTAAAACATACAGCATAGCCGCACTCAAAGGCGACGGCATCGGACCCGAAGTCACCGAAGCCACAGTCAAGGTTTTGGAGGCGGTGGAAAAGAAATCAGGTTTCAAACTCAACATACTCTACGGAGAAGCAGGCGCCCACTGCATCCCAGAGCACGGCACTAACCTGCCCAAGGAAACCGTTGAGCTCATCAAGCAGACCAACGCATGCCTCAAGGGCCCCATGACTACACCTGAGGAACCCGGTGCACCCGTCAGCGTCGCCGTCACGCTACGCCGTATGTTCGGCCTCTATGCAAACGTGCGTCCCTGCAAGACTTTCCCCAGCGTGGAATCCCTTAAACCCAACATCGACCTCGTCGTAGTCCGCGAGAACACCGAGGGCTTATACTCGGGCATGGAGTCGCTTCTGGCACCCGGCGTCGGCGTCGCGCTTCGCATAATCACTAAAGAGGCCTCCTTTAAGGTCGCTGACTTCGCGTTCAAGCTGGCGATGCAGCGCAGAAAACACCTCACCTACATCCATAAAGGCAACATTCTGCGGGTAACCGACGGCATCTTTAAAGACGCAGTTAAAGAAGCCCAGCAGAACTACCCCCAAGTTGAAGTGGATGACTTGCACATTGACGCAGCTACCATGCAGCTCATCAAGCAACCCGAAAAATACGATGTTATGGTCACCACAAACCTCTTCGGCGACATAATATCCGACGAAGCCGCACAGGTCACAGGCAGCCTCGGATTGGCAGCAGGAGCCAACATCGGCGCATCCTACGGCATGTTCGAACCCGTCCACGGCAGCGCACCAAAATACACGGGTTTGGACCGCGTTAATCCCATCGCAACCATCTTGGCGGGCGCTATGATGCTATTTTGGCTTGGTGAAAAGGCCGCTGCAAAGAAAATCGAGGACGCTGTAATCGCGGTGCTTAAAGAGGGCAAGGTGCGCACGCATGACTTAGGCGGGTCAAATAAGGGCAGCGAAATCACCGCCGCTATCGTTTCAAAAATCCATTAA
- a CDS encoding TIGR03560 family F420-dependent LLM class oxidoreductase, with the protein MGRLKFGVFLPFYGFQAKTAKEHYQQLQTITLECERLGYDSVWLDDHLMYGDTPILECWTTLSALAAQTSKIRLGTMVTCTAHRNPALLAKAAATLDVISGGRLELGLGSGVQEKEHLAYGFGYPKPRVRAEQLAESLEIITRLWTEETASYQGRHYHLNGAVCQPKPQQKPHPPLIVGGNGKKHTLPIAARYADRFDWGYLPLEEYRRKLAVLERLCREVGRDFGAIERSCWPSGQVLMAQTQREVDAKVKLHRPKGTTHEEYERYTLAATPEGCITRLQAYLDLGVTYFMLYFADLPCLESLRLFSQAAAQLR; encoded by the coding sequence TTGGGTAGGCTTAAATTCGGTGTGTTTCTGCCCTTCTACGGCTTCCAAGCCAAAACAGCCAAAGAGCACTACCAGCAGCTCCAAACCATAACCCTGGAATGCGAGAGGCTCGGCTACGACTCCGTCTGGCTAGACGACCACCTCATGTATGGAGACACGCCGATTCTGGAATGCTGGACCACCCTCTCCGCGTTGGCTGCCCAAACCAGCAAAATCCGATTAGGCACGATGGTTACCTGCACTGCACACCGCAACCCCGCGTTGCTTGCTAAAGCCGCCGCCACCCTTGACGTAATTTCGGGGGGACGCCTCGAGCTGGGGTTAGGCTCGGGTGTACAGGAGAAGGAACACCTTGCCTACGGCTTCGGCTACCCCAAACCCAGAGTCCGCGCCGAGCAACTGGCGGAGTCATTGGAAATAATCACTCGGCTCTGGACGGAAGAAACCGCCAGCTACCAGGGCAGACACTACCATCTAAACGGCGCCGTCTGCCAGCCCAAACCCCAGCAGAAGCCGCATCCGCCCCTCATCGTGGGAGGAAACGGCAAAAAACACACCCTGCCCATAGCTGCCCGCTACGCTGACCGCTTTGACTGGGGATACTTGCCCCTTGAGGAGTACCGGCGCAAGCTGGCTGTTCTGGAGCGGCTCTGCAGAGAAGTCGGCAGGGACTTCGGGGCGATTGAGCGGTCCTGCTGGCCAAGCGGGCAGGTTCTGATGGCTCAAACACAACGGGAAGTAGATGCGAAGGTTAAGCTACATAGGCCCAAAGGCACCACGCATGAGGAATATGAGCGATACACGTTGGCTGCAACGCCCGAGGGCTGCATTACGCGCTTACAGGCTTACTTGGATTTGGGTGTGACTTATTTTATGCTCTACTTCGCCGACTTACCCTGCCTTGAAAGCCTGCGGCTGTTTAGTCAAGCTGCCGCCCAGCTGCGTTAG
- a CDS encoding homocysteine biosynthesis protein, protein MSKEANTRTIEEINQKIRSGDAQVLTAEEMKKLVESSGVEVAFKEVDVVTTGTFGAMCSSGAILNLGHADPPIKIDRAWINDVAVGHPGAAVDIFVGATNMSEKHNFEYGGGHVISDLVAGKEMDFRATGAGTDCYPRTSVHTTITKEDLNQFYLINFRNCYQRYNCAVNSSDETIYTYMSKLLPRFRNATFSGAGELNPLMNDPDYETIGMGTRIFLGGGQGYVIGEGTQHSPKGQDGTLMVKGDAKQMSSEFLQGASFSRYGTSLYVGLGIPIPILNVGLAKKTAIRDSEIFTSIVDYSVPRRDRPKFGQVSYKELKSGAITVNGKKVRVSSLSSIKMAKKVSRTLKSWIEEGTFTLTSPIEQLPTNTVFKPMRQTEEIPFVVSVMHPAVTCTEEEEIRAIAERIVTKSVNHIVVVDGGCKLRGIVTSWDITRAMAEGKKALSDIETHNVFTAKPDEPLEIASKRMAQHSISALPVVDIERRVLGIITAEDVSKLLGR, encoded by the coding sequence TTGTCCAAGGAAGCGAATACTCGAACTATAGAAGAAATCAACCAAAAAATCCGCAGCGGCGACGCGCAGGTTTTAACCGCCGAGGAAATGAAGAAGCTTGTGGAAAGCAGCGGCGTAGAGGTTGCCTTCAAAGAAGTAGATGTGGTAACAACAGGCACGTTTGGCGCGATGTGCAGCAGCGGCGCAATCCTTAACCTTGGACACGCCGATCCACCGATAAAGATTGATCGGGCATGGATTAACGATGTCGCAGTGGGGCATCCTGGCGCAGCGGTGGATATTTTTGTCGGCGCCACGAACATGTCTGAGAAACATAACTTTGAGTATGGCGGAGGACACGTCATCTCGGATTTGGTAGCGGGTAAAGAAATGGATTTCCGTGCCACTGGAGCAGGCACTGACTGTTACCCCCGAACCTCCGTGCATACAACCATCACTAAAGAGGACCTTAACCAGTTTTATCTCATTAACTTCCGCAACTGCTACCAACGCTACAACTGCGCCGTGAACAGCAGCGACGAAACCATCTACACCTACATGAGTAAGCTGCTGCCCAGATTCAGAAACGCCACCTTCAGCGGCGCAGGCGAACTCAACCCGCTTATGAATGACCCTGACTACGAAACCATCGGTATGGGCACCCGCATCTTTCTAGGCGGCGGACAAGGATACGTCATCGGCGAGGGCACCCAGCATAGCCCCAAAGGCCAAGATGGCACCTTGATGGTTAAGGGCGACGCTAAGCAGATGAGCAGCGAGTTCCTGCAGGGCGCCAGCTTTAGCCGATACGGCACCAGCCTATACGTGGGCTTAGGCATCCCCATCCCAATCCTTAACGTGGGCTTAGCTAAAAAAACCGCCATACGCGACAGCGAAATCTTCACCAGCATCGTCGACTACAGCGTGCCTAGGCGAGACCGACCTAAATTTGGGCAAGTCAGCTACAAAGAACTTAAATCAGGCGCGATAACTGTCAACGGCAAAAAGGTACGCGTTAGCTCCCTTTCAAGCATAAAGATGGCAAAGAAAGTCTCCCGGACACTTAAGTCATGGATTGAAGAGGGCACCTTCACGTTAACCTCGCCCATCGAGCAGCTTCCGACAAACACGGTTTTTAAGCCGATGCGGCAAACCGAAGAAATCCCCTTCGTGGTAAGCGTTATGCATCCCGCGGTAACCTGCACTGAAGAGGAGGAAATCCGCGCCATCGCCGAACGCATAGTCACCAAATCCGTCAACCACATCGTCGTGGTGGATGGCGGCTGCAAACTCCGCGGCATCGTCACTTCATGGGACATCACCCGCGCCATGGCAGAGGGCAAAAAGGCGCTATCTGACATCGAAACCCACAACGTCTTCACCGCTAAACCCGACGAGCCCCTAGAGATCGCTTCGAAGCGTATGGCGCAGCACAGCATCTCAGCGTTGCCCGTGGTGGATATTGAGCGGCGGGTGCTGGGAATCATAACAGCGGAGGACGTGTCTAAACTCCTAGGACGGTAA
- a CDS encoding cation transporter, translating into MARTKRSRVSGDLAEYVVLILHKEGAQTLQQIEEKTALQTVTFHSRAQRRHDDYAKVQYACEGLVCSKLIKLNSDAKYELTDDGRAKAAETVWQMERGAAVIENQFLSPSATARNCTVGYVFLAALKMLVGLFTGSVGLVADGADTTVDTAASAIVWAGIRFKRELWGTITILGLMFFTAALLFYDSAGSILENLKGTFVPMTLPLVVVIVELLALGLMMVISIYQRFVGRRSQSLALISQSIDSKNSMYSSAAVIVGAVATIFGVYWVDAVVGGFIAVRITLDGIDLTREVIKSMRGEKPELSKYKIPFEKQIATRRSANFRNWILYAIQDEKAHTKTQLVDSLEKTFRPSYMPDVFNEFTVGRGMDFNEEFDALIKPLLDEGYLTQVDGKYALTSRGKTFLKDTIDTIRYRETEL; encoded by the coding sequence ATGGCGCGCACGAAGCGGAGCAGAGTCAGCGGCGACTTAGCTGAGTACGTAGTGCTCATTTTGCATAAGGAAGGCGCCCAGACCCTGCAGCAAATCGAGGAAAAGACGGCGCTGCAGACCGTGACTTTTCATAGCCGAGCCCAAAGGCGCCATGATGATTACGCGAAGGTTCAATACGCCTGCGAGGGGCTGGTCTGCAGCAAACTGATCAAACTTAACTCCGATGCCAAATACGAGTTAACTGACGACGGCAGGGCAAAAGCGGCGGAAACCGTATGGCAGATGGAGCGGGGCGCAGCTGTCATAGAAAACCAGTTTCTCAGTCCCAGTGCCACCGCACGCAATTGCACCGTGGGCTACGTGTTTTTGGCGGCTTTGAAGATGCTGGTGGGGCTGTTTACGGGCAGCGTTGGCTTAGTTGCTGATGGCGCCGACACCACTGTGGATACGGCGGCTTCGGCGATTGTCTGGGCAGGGATAAGGTTCAAACGTGAGCTATGGGGAACCATAACGATTTTGGGGTTGATGTTCTTCACCGCCGCCTTGCTGTTCTATGATTCGGCGGGATCCATCCTTGAAAACTTGAAGGGCACTTTTGTGCCTATGACCTTGCCCCTTGTGGTTGTCATCGTGGAGCTTTTAGCGTTGGGGTTGATGATGGTGATTTCGATTTATCAGCGGTTTGTCGGGCGGAGAAGCCAGAGTTTAGCGTTGATTTCGCAGTCGATTGACTCCAAAAACAGTATGTACTCCTCAGCAGCCGTCATCGTTGGCGCCGTCGCCACAATATTTGGGGTTTACTGGGTGGATGCAGTTGTAGGCGGCTTTATAGCGGTTCGAATAACACTTGACGGCATCGATTTAACCCGTGAAGTCATAAAATCGATGCGGGGCGAAAAACCAGAGCTTTCCAAATACAAGATTCCCTTTGAAAAGCAAATTGCTACGCGGCGCAGCGCCAACTTCCGCAATTGGATACTCTACGCCATCCAAGACGAGAAAGCCCACACTAAAACCCAGCTTGTTGATTCGCTGGAAAAAACGTTCCGCCCCAGCTATATGCCCGATGTCTTCAACGAGTTCACGGTTGGTCGCGGAATGGATTTCAACGAGGAATTCGATGCGCTTATCAAGCCGCTGCTCGACGAGGGCTACCTGACCCAAGTTGACGGCAAATATGCGTTAACCAGCCGGGGCAAAACGTTCCTTAAAGACACAATCGATACCATACGGTACCGTGAAACTGAACTCTAA
- a CDS encoding glycine zipper family protein: MNQKQKTVSLAGLGLVFGAAFGAVIGGFFGNMSLGIALGAAFGLLFAPSIKNSTADKNAKSL; encoded by the coding sequence ATGAATCAGAAACAAAAGACGGTTTCATTGGCTGGTTTAGGACTGGTGTTTGGAGCTGCTTTCGGCGCGGTCATCGGCGGCTTTTTCGGCAACATGAGCCTCGGGATAGCATTAGGCGCAGCGTTTGGGCTGCTGTTTGCGCCTTCAATAAAAAATAGCACCGCCGACAAAAATGCTAAGTCACTTTGA
- a CDS encoding helix-turn-helix domain-containing protein, with translation MSEKNQTSDNLEQDVFKALENQKRRDILRLVGEKRAVTFTHILSSSKIPDSPTLSYHLRELAPFITQKHGKYELTAIGKDAYNLLLKTASYGKIVLFQKKRMGATLGNLLLWAIGIVAAAYLEVDIALWAVIMPFLALIAAGTTWQLFEEVKG, from the coding sequence ATGTCAGAGAAAAACCAAACATCCGATAACCTCGAGCAAGATGTCTTTAAGGCGCTTGAGAACCAGAAAAGACGCGACATACTTCGCTTAGTAGGCGAAAAACGCGCTGTAACCTTCACGCATATACTATCTTCCAGCAAAATCCCCGATAGCCCCACACTCTCCTATCACCTTCGTGAACTGGCGCCTTTCATAACCCAAAAACATGGCAAATACGAGTTAACCGCCATCGGAAAAGACGCCTACAACCTGCTGCTTAAAACCGCAAGCTACGGCAAAATCGTCCTGTTCCAGAAAAAACGCATGGGGGCAACCCTTGGTAACCTGCTGCTCTGGGCAATAGGCATCGTTGCAGCGGCGTATCTGGAGGTTGATATTGCCCTGTGGGCGGTCATTATGCCTTTCTTAGCTTTGATTGCCGCGGGCACCACATGGCAACTGTTTGAGGAGGTGAAAGGATGA
- a CDS encoding aspartate kinase produces MAKQSSRKIVVKFGGSSLADHERLLRAVMAVVNEAKKGTKIAVVVSAMGKTTDVLMATAKNTSNGKLSKHELDDILSMGERTSIRVFAAALRNNGADACYFDPMDDKWPIITDDSFQNANPLLSDCAKNIQACILPLVEAGTIPVIAGFIGKTRDGKITTLGRGGSDTTAFLLAEGIGADQVVLVTDADGIMSSDPKIIQSPMLLPTIDVNTLVGLADSGAKFIHRKALKYKPRGIDVKVISNRHGDLSMEGTIITGALAWELDAEIAQPAPVAEITVIGNGLSAHPQVISEIVEQVKQNSMLLGMSMNTNSIILYVPQSENIEDLFNQIHQITVSHQETIAMAVKRDLVFIKTSGVGLEETHGIIGKISEDLRVNGINISGILTITSSILLFVDWNEKEKALKLIKNALKTH; encoded by the coding sequence ATGGCAAAACAATCCTCGCGGAAAATTGTAGTTAAATTCGGCGGCTCAAGCCTAGCTGACCACGAGCGGCTTTTGCGTGCTGTCATGGCTGTTGTTAATGAAGCAAAAAAAGGCACCAAAATCGCCGTTGTAGTGTCAGCAATGGGCAAAACCACCGATGTACTCATGGCTACAGCAAAAAACACTTCGAATGGCAAACTATCAAAACACGAACTAGACGATATCCTCTCGATGGGAGAACGCACAAGCATACGCGTATTCGCCGCTGCCCTACGCAACAACGGCGCCGACGCATGCTACTTCGACCCCATGGATGATAAATGGCCCATCATCACCGACGACTCCTTCCAAAACGCCAACCCCCTGCTCTCTGACTGCGCCAAAAACATCCAAGCCTGCATACTTCCCCTCGTCGAAGCAGGCACCATACCCGTTATCGCGGGCTTCATAGGCAAAACCCGAGACGGCAAAATCACAACTTTAGGCAGAGGCGGAAGCGACACCACAGCGTTCCTCCTAGCAGAGGGCATAGGCGCAGACCAAGTGGTGCTGGTGACCGATGCGGATGGCATAATGTCTAGTGACCCCAAAATTATCCAGTCACCTATGCTTCTGCCCACTATAGACGTGAATACGCTGGTTGGCCTAGCGGATAGCGGCGCCAAATTCATACACAGAAAAGCCCTTAAATACAAACCCCGCGGCATCGACGTGAAAGTCATAAGCAACCGGCACGGCGACTTAAGCATGGAAGGCACCATCATCACGGGTGCATTAGCATGGGAGCTTGACGCAGAAATCGCTCAGCCCGCCCCAGTTGCGGAAATCACTGTGATAGGAAACGGCCTTTCGGCTCATCCGCAGGTTATCTCAGAGATAGTTGAACAGGTTAAACAGAACAGTATGCTGCTGGGCATGTCCATGAACACCAACTCCATCATACTCTACGTGCCACAAAGCGAAAACATCGAGGACCTATTCAACCAGATTCACCAGATCACCGTTAGCCACCAGGAAACCATAGCGATGGCAGTTAAACGCGACCTCGTATTCATCAAAACCAGCGGCGTCGGACTCGAGGAAACCCATGGCATCATAGGCAAAATCAGCGAGGACCTGCGTGTTAACGGCATAAACATCAGCGGCATCTTAACTATCACCTCAAGTATTCTGCTGTTTGTAGATTGGAATGAAAAAGAGAAAGCGCTAAAGTTAATTAAAAACGCGCTTAAAACACATTAG
- a CDS encoding alpha/beta hydrolase, with translation MAKIVVNGAELFYKDWGSYNAQPVVFSHGWPLNSDAFEDQMFYLASHGYRCVAHDRRGHGRSSQPWIGNDMDTYADDLNELMQALHLKNAVLVGHSTGGGEVARYIGRYGTDRVAKVVLIGAVPPLMLKTDGNPDGLPLEAFDQIRASVLADRSQFFRELSMQFYGYNRPGATVSEGVREEFWREGMMASLPAVYYCVKAFSETDFTDDLGRIDVPTLILHGDDDQIVPIADHAYLTAKLIKEATLKVFPGAPHGMCTTHKQLINENLLAFIEGTLPPPERETMPMQPAA, from the coding sequence ATGGCGAAAATTGTTGTAAATGGAGCGGAACTCTTCTACAAAGACTGGGGCAGCTACAATGCGCAACCAGTAGTTTTTAGCCACGGTTGGCCCCTTAACTCGGATGCATTCGAAGACCAAATGTTCTATCTGGCGTCCCATGGATACCGCTGCGTAGCCCATGACCGCCGGGGACACGGACGCTCAAGTCAGCCCTGGATTGGAAACGACATGGACACATACGCCGATGACCTCAACGAGTTAATGCAGGCGCTTCACCTAAAAAACGCGGTTCTGGTGGGGCACTCCACAGGCGGCGGCGAAGTGGCACGTTACATAGGCAGGTATGGAACCGATCGGGTGGCGAAGGTGGTGCTGATAGGTGCTGTGCCTCCGCTGATGCTGAAAACAGATGGCAACCCCGATGGATTGCCCCTCGAAGCGTTTGATCAGATTCGCGCATCTGTTCTTGCTGACCGCAGCCAATTCTTCAGGGAACTAAGCATGCAGTTTTACGGCTACAACCGACCAGGCGCAACTGTATCCGAGGGCGTGCGCGAGGAGTTCTGGCGTGAAGGCATGATGGCGAGTTTACCCGCAGTTTACTATTGTGTCAAGGCCTTTTCGGAGACCGACTTCACTGATGACTTGGGGAGAATCGATGTGCCCACGCTTATTCTGCATGGCGACGATGACCAAATCGTGCCGATTGCTGACCACGCGTATCTGACAGCTAAGCTCATTAAGGAAGCAACGCTGAAAGTGTTCCCGGGGGCGCCGCATGGCATGTGCACTACCCATAAGCAGCTGATTAACGAGAACCTGCTGGCCTTCATTGAGGGCACACTGCCCCCGCCTGAGAGGGAGACTATGCCCATGCAGCCCGCAGCCTAG
- a CDS encoding UPF0280 family protein, with protein sequence MNPNLHKECFTYKESQCTLISEQPEAIEAAKASIKRSYRELELYVRSNPKFLHSLKPLAAPPKPLVAQLMAQAAQKADVGPMAAVAGAIADIAVADMLKVGCNVAVVEDGGEIAAQSNQPIDIAVAAGNEPLSRRFGFRLTEFPAAVATSSGRFSHAFSFGEAEAATVFCRNAVLADAAATAAGNAVKGETQAGIKAGIERALAIMGVEGVMILYRGEVGTAGKIPQIIKVT encoded by the coding sequence TTGAATCCGAACCTGCACAAAGAATGCTTCACCTACAAAGAGTCCCAGTGTACCCTGATCAGCGAGCAGCCAGAGGCGATAGAAGCAGCCAAAGCCTCCATCAAGCGCAGCTACCGTGAACTGGAGCTGTATGTGCGGTCAAACCCCAAGTTTCTGCATTCCCTTAAACCCCTAGCGGCGCCTCCTAAGCCGTTGGTGGCGCAGTTGATGGCGCAGGCAGCCCAGAAAGCCGACGTGGGCCCGATGGCGGCGGTTGCAGGAGCCATAGCCGACATAGCCGTAGCCGACATGCTCAAGGTGGGCTGCAACGTGGCGGTGGTGGAGGACGGAGGCGAAATCGCGGCGCAATCCAACCAGCCCATCGACATCGCAGTCGCAGCAGGCAACGAGCCCCTCTCGAGGCGCTTTGGCTTTCGCTTAACAGAGTTTCCCGCGGCGGTTGCAACGAGTTCGGGGCGTTTTAGCCATGCGTTTAGCTTTGGCGAGGCGGAGGCAGCAACGGTTTTCTGCAGAAACGCAGTTTTGGCGGATGCAGCCGCGACTGCGGCGGGTAATGCGGTGAAGGGGGAGACTCAAGCAGGGATTAAAGCTGGTATAGAGCGGGCTTTAGCTATAATGGGTGTTGAGGGCGTTATGATACTTTACAGAGGCGAAGTTGGCACTGCAGGCAAGATTCCCCAGATTATCAAAGTGACTTAG